A DNA window from Streptomyces sp. B21-083 contains the following coding sequences:
- the rpsH gene encoding 30S ribosomal protein S8, with the protein MTMTDPIADMLTRLRNANSAYHDDVAMPHSKIKSHIAEILQQEGFITGWKVEDAEVGKKLVLELKFGPNRERSIAGIKRISKPGLRVYAKSTNLPKVLGGLGVAIISTSHGLLTGQQAGKKGVGGEVLAYVW; encoded by the coding sequence ATGACCATGACTGATCCGATCGCGGACATGCTGACTCGTCTGCGTAACGCGAACTCGGCATACCACGACGACGTCGCGATGCCGCACAGCAAGATCAAGTCTCACATCGCGGAGATCCTCCAGCAGGAGGGCTTCATCACGGGCTGGAAGGTCGAGGACGCCGAAGTCGGCAAGAAGCTCGTCCTCGAGCTGAAGTTCGGCCCGAACCGTGAGCGCTCCATCGCGGGCATCAAGCGGATCTCCAAGCCCGGTCTCCGGGTTTACGCGAAGTCCACCAACCTGCCGAAGGTGCTCGGCGGCCTGGGCGTGGCGATCATCTCCACGTCGCACGGTCTCCTCACTGGACAGCAGGCCGGCAAGAAGGGCGTAGGCGGAGAAGTCCTCGCCTACGTCTG
- a CDS encoding type Z 30S ribosomal protein S14, protein MAKKALIAKAARKPKFGVRGYTRCQRCGRPHSVYRKFGLCRVCLREMAHRGELPGVTKSSW, encoded by the coding sequence ATGGCGAAGAAGGCTCTGATTGCCAAGGCTGCTCGTAAGCCCAAGTTCGGTGTACGTGGCTACACGCGCTGCCAGCGCTGCGGCCGTCCGCACTCCGTGTACCGCAAGTTCGGCCTCTGCCGCGTGTGCCTTCGTGAGATGGCTCACCGTGGCGAGCTGCCGGGCGTGACCAAGAGCTCCTGGTAA
- the rplE gene encoding 50S ribosomal protein L5: MTTTTTPRLKTKYREDIAGKLREEFSYENVMQIPGLVKIVVNMGVGDAARDSKLIEGAIRDLTTITGQKPAVTKARKSIAQFKLREGQPIGAHVTLRGDRMWEFLDRTLSLALPRIRDFRGLSPKQFDGRGNYTFGLTEQVMFHEIDQDKIDRTRGMDITVVTTATNDAEGRALLRHLGFPFKEA, translated from the coding sequence ATGACTACCACCACGACTCCGCGTCTCAAGACGAAGTACCGCGAGGACATCGCGGGCAAGCTGCGTGAGGAGTTCTCCTACGAGAACGTCATGCAGATCCCCGGCCTCGTCAAGATCGTGGTCAACATGGGTGTGGGCGACGCCGCCCGCGACTCCAAGCTGATCGAGGGCGCCATCCGCGACCTCACCACGATCACCGGTCAGAAGCCGGCCGTCACCAAGGCCCGCAAGTCCATCGCGCAGTTCAAGCTGCGCGAGGGTCAGCCGATCGGTGCCCACGTCACGCTTCGTGGCGACCGCATGTGGGAGTTCCTGGACCGCACCCTGTCGCTCGCGCTTCCGCGCATCCGCGACTTCCGTGGTCTGTCTCCCAAGCAGTTCGACGGCCGTGGCAACTACACCTTCGGTCTCACCGAGCAGGTCATGTTCCACGAGATCGACCAGGACAAGATCGACCGCACCCGGGGTATGGACATCACCGTGGTGACCACGGCGACCAACGACGCTGAGGGCCGCGCGCTCCTCCGTCACCTCGGCTTCCCCTTCAAGGAGGCGTAA
- the rplX gene encoding 50S ribosomal protein L24 — translation MKIKKGDLVQVITGKDKGKQGKVIAAFPREDRVLVEGVNRVKKHTKAGPTAKGSQAGGIITTEAPVHVSNVQLVVEKDGNKVVTRVGYRFDDEGNKIRVAKRTGEDI, via the coding sequence ATGAAGATCAAGAAGGGCGACCTGGTTCAGGTCATCACCGGTAAGGACAAGGGCAAGCAGGGCAAGGTCATCGCGGCCTTCCCCCGCGAGGACCGCGTCCTGGTCGAGGGTGTCAACCGGGTCAAGAAGCACACGAAGGCCGGCCCGACGGCAAAGGGTTCGCAGGCCGGCGGCATCATCACGACCGAGGCGCCCGTCCACGTCTCCAACGTCCAGCTGGTCGTTGAGAAGGACGGCAACAAGGTTGTCACGCGTGTCGGTTACCGCTTCGACGACGAGGGCAACAAGATCCGCGTTGCCAAGCGGACGGGTGAGGACATCTGA
- the rplN gene encoding 50S ribosomal protein L14, whose translation MIQQESRLRVADNTGAKEILCIRVLGGSGRRYAGIGDVIVATVKDAIPGGNVKKGDVIKAVIVRTVKERRRPDGSYIRFDENAAVVLKNDGDPRGTRIFGPVGRELREKKFMKIISLAPEVL comes from the coding sequence GTGATCCAGCAGGAGTCGCGACTGCGTGTCGCCGACAACACTGGTGCGAAGGAAATCCTTTGCATCCGTGTCCTCGGTGGCTCCGGTCGCCGCTACGCGGGCATCGGCGACGTCATCGTCGCCACCGTCAAGGACGCGATCCCCGGTGGCAACGTGAAGAAGGGTGACGTCATCAAGGCGGTCATCGTTCGCACCGTCAAGGAGCGTCGCCGTCCCGACGGCTCGTACATCCGCTTCGACGAGAACGCCGCCGTTGTTCTCAAGAACGACGGCGACCCTCGTGGCACCCGTATCTTCGGCCCGGTGGGCCGGGAGCTGCGCGAGAAGAAGTTCATGAAGATCATCTCGCTCGCGCCGGAGGTGCTGTAA
- the rpsQ gene encoding 30S ribosomal protein S17 produces the protein MSESNVTEETNTSRGFRKTREGLVVSDKMDKTVVVAVEDRVKHALYGKVIRRTNKLKAHDEQNAAGVGDRVIIMETRPLSSTKRWRIVEILEKAK, from the coding sequence ATGAGCGAGAGCAACGTGACTGAAGAGACCAACACGAGCCGCGGTTTCCGCAAGACCCGTGAGGGTCTGGTCGTCAGCGACAAGATGGACAAGACCGTCGTCGTCGCTGTCGAGGACCGCGTGAAGCACGCGCTGTACGGCAAGGTCATCCGCCGTACGAACAAGCTCAAGGCTCACGACGAGCAGAACGCTGCCGGCGTCGGCGACCGGGTCATCATCATGGAGACCCGTCCGCTGTCCTCGACGAAGCGCTGGCGCATCGTCGAGATCCTCGAGAAGGCCAAGTAA
- the rpmC gene encoding 50S ribosomal protein L29, with protein MSAGTKASELRELGDEELLNKLREAKEELFNLRFQAATGQLENHGRLKAVRKDIARIYTLMRERELGIETVESA; from the coding sequence ATGTCGGCCGGTACCAAGGCGTCCGAGCTGCGCGAACTGGGTGACGAGGAGCTTCTCAACAAGCTCCGCGAAGCCAAGGAAGAGCTGTTCAACCTCCGCTTCCAGGCGGCGACCGGTCAGCTCGAGAACCACGGTCGGCTCAAGGCCGTCCGTAAGGACATCGCGCGGATCTACACCCTGATGCGTGAGCGCGAGCTGGGCATCGAAACGGTGGAGAGCGCCTGA
- the rplP gene encoding 50S ribosomal protein L16 codes for MLIPRRVKHRKQHHPKRRGMSKGGTTVSFGEYGIQAVTPAYVTNRQIEAARIAMTRHIKRGGKVWINIYPDRPLTKKPAETRMGSGKGSPEWWIANVHPGRVMFELSYPNEKIAREALTRAAHKLPMKCRIVKREAGEA; via the coding sequence ATGCTGATCCCCCGTAGGGTCAAGCACCGCAAGCAGCACCACCCGAAGCGTCGTGGCATGTCCAAGGGCGGTACCACGGTCTCGTTCGGCGAGTACGGCATTCAGGCCGTCACGCCGGCTTACGTGACCAACCGTCAGATCGAGGCTGCCCGTATCGCGATGACCCGCCACATCAAGCGTGGCGGCAAGGTCTGGATCAACATCTACCCGGACCGCCCCCTCACGAAGAAGCCTGCCGAGACCCGCATGGGTTCCGGTAAGGGTTCTCCCGAGTGGTGGATCGCGAACGTGCACCCGGGCCGGGTCATGTTCGAACTGTCATACCCCAACGAGAAGATCGCTCGTGAGGCCCTCACTCGCGCAGCCCACAAGCTGCCGATGAAGTGCCGGATCGTCAAGCGCGAGGCAGGTGAAGCGTGA
- the rpsC gene encoding 30S ribosomal protein S3, with amino-acid sequence MGQKVNPHGFRLGITTDFKSRWYADKLYKDYVGEDVAIRRMMTSGMERAGISKVEIERTRDRVRVDIHTARPGIVIGRRGAEADRIRGDLEKLTKKQVQLNILEVKNPELDAQLVAQAVAEQLSSRVSFRRAMRKSMQSSMKAGAKGIKIQCGGRLGGAEMSRSEFYREGRVPLHTLRANVDYGFFEAKTTFGRIGVKVWIYKGDVKNIAEVRAENAAARAGNRPARGAAGGGSDRPARGGGRGGERGGRGRKPQQAPAAEAPKAEAPAAAAPAAESTGTEA; translated from the coding sequence ATGGGCCAGAAGGTAAACCCGCACGGGTTCCGACTCGGCATCACCACCGACTTCAAGTCGCGTTGGTACGCCGACAAGCTGTACAAGGACTACGTCGGTGAAGACGTCGCCATCCGTCGGATGATGACGTCCGGCATGGAGCGCGCCGGCATCTCGAAGGTCGAGATCGAGCGCACCCGTGACCGCGTCCGCGTCGACATCCACACCGCGCGTCCGGGCATCGTCATCGGCCGCCGCGGCGCCGAGGCCGACCGTATTCGCGGCGACCTGGAGAAGCTGACCAAGAAGCAGGTCCAGCTCAACATCCTCGAGGTCAAGAACCCCGAGCTCGACGCCCAGCTGGTCGCTCAGGCTGTTGCTGAGCAGCTGTCCTCCCGCGTCTCCTTCCGGCGTGCCATGCGTAAGAGCATGCAGTCGTCGATGAAGGCCGGCGCCAAGGGCATCAAGATCCAGTGCGGTGGCCGTCTCGGCGGCGCCGAGATGTCCCGCTCGGAGTTCTACCGCGAGGGCCGTGTGCCCCTGCACACGCTCCGCGCGAACGTCGACTACGGCTTCTTCGAGGCCAAGACGACCTTCGGCCGTATCGGTGTGAAGGTCTGGATCTACAAGGGCGACGTCAAGAACATCGCCGAGGTCCGCGCCGAGAACGCTGCTGCCCGTGCGGGTAACCGCCCGGCCCGCGGCGCTGCCGGTGGCGGCAGCGACCGTCCGGCCCGTGGTGGTGGCCGTGGTGGCGAGCGTGGCGGCCGCGGCCGCAAGCCGCAGCAGGCTCCCGCTGCCGAGGCCCCCAAGGCCGAGGCTCCGGCGGCTGCCGCTCCGGCTGCTGAAAGCACCGGAACGGAGGCCTGA
- the rplV gene encoding 50S ribosomal protein L22: MEARAQARYIRVTPMKARRVVDLIRGMDATEAQAVLRFAPQAASVPVGKVLDSAIANAAHNYDHTDADSLVITEAYVDEGPTLKRFRPRAQGRAYRIRKRTSHITVVVSSKEGSR, encoded by the coding sequence ATGGAAGCCAGGGCCCAGGCGCGGTACATCCGCGTCACGCCCATGAAGGCCCGCCGCGTGGTGGACCTTATCCGTGGCATGGATGCCACGGAGGCTCAGGCGGTCCTGCGTTTCGCCCCGCAGGCCGCGAGCGTGCCGGTCGGCAAGGTGCTTGACAGCGCCATCGCCAACGCCGCACACAACTACGACCACACCGACGCCGACAGCCTCGTCATCACTGAGGCGTACGTCGACGAGGGTCCGACCCTGAAGCGGTTCCGTCCGCGTGCCCAGGGCCGCGCCTACCGGATCCGCAAGCGGACCAGCCACATCACCGTGGTCGTCAGCAGCAAGGAAGGTTCCCGGTAA
- the rpsS gene encoding 30S ribosomal protein S19: MPRSLKKGPFVDDHLIKKVDVQNEAGSKNVIKTWSRRSMIIPAMLGHTIAVHNGKTHIPVFVTESMVGHKLGEFSPTRTFRGHVKDDRKSKRR, translated from the coding sequence ATGCCGCGTAGTCTCAAGAAGGGGCCCTTCGTCGACGACCACCTCATCAAGAAGGTGGACGTACAGAACGAAGCCGGTTCCAAGAACGTCATCAAGACCTGGTCCCGTCGCTCGATGATCATCCCGGCCATGCTCGGCCACACGATCGCGGTGCACAACGGCAAGACCCACATTCCGGTGTTTGTCACCGAGTCGATGGTCGGCCACAAGCTCGGCGAGTTCTCGCCGACGCGCACCTTCCGGGGTCACGTCAAGGACGACCGGAAGTCGAAGCGCCGCTAA
- the rplB gene encoding 50S ribosomal protein L2, with amino-acid sequence MGIRKYKPTTPGRRGSSVADFVEVTRSTPEKSLVRPLHSKGGRNNSGRVTVRHQGGGHKRAYRVIDFRRHDKDGVPAKVAHIEYDPNRTARIALLHYADGEKRYILAPRNLSQGDRVENGPGADIKPGNNLALRNIPVGTTIHAIEIRPGGGAKFARSAGASVQLLAKEGTMAHLRMPSGEIRLVDQRCRATVGEVGNAEQSNINWGKAGRKRWLGVRPTVRGVAMNPVDHPHGGGEGKTSGGRHPVSPWGQKEGRTRSPKKASNKYIVRRRKTNKKR; translated from the coding sequence ATGGGAATCCGCAAGTACAAGCCGACTACGCCGGGCCGCCGTGGCTCCAGCGTCGCCGACTTCGTCGAGGTCACGCGGTCCACGCCGGAGAAGTCGCTGGTTCGCCCCCTGCACAGCAAGGGCGGCCGTAACAATTCCGGTCGTGTGACCGTTCGCCACCAAGGTGGCGGACACAAGCGCGCCTACCGCGTGATCGACTTCCGTCGTCACGACAAGGACGGCGTGCCGGCGAAGGTCGCGCACATCGAGTACGACCCCAACCGCACCGCGCGCATCGCGCTGCTGCACTACGCGGACGGCGAGAAGCGCTACATCCTCGCCCCCCGTAACCTGTCGCAGGGTGACCGCGTCGAGAACGGTCCTGGGGCCGACATCAAGCCGGGCAACAACCTGGCGCTCCGCAACATCCCGGTCGGTACCACGATCCACGCGATCGAGATCCGTCCCGGTGGCGGCGCCAAGTTCGCCCGCTCCGCCGGTGCCTCGGTGCAGCTGCTGGCGAAGGAGGGCACGATGGCCCACCTTCGTATGCCCTCCGGTGAGATCCGCCTGGTCGACCAGCGCTGCCGCGCCACGGTCGGCGAGGTCGGCAACGCCGAGCAGAGCAACATCAACTGGGGCAAGGCCGGCCGTAAGCGCTGGCTTGGCGTCCGTCCGACCGTTCGCGGTGTGGCGATGAACCCGGTTGACCACCCGCACGGTGGTGGTGAAGGCAAGACCTCCGGTGGACGTCACCCGGTCTCGCCGTGGGGTCAGAAGGAGGGTCGTACTCGTTCGCCGAAGAAGGCTTCGAACAAGTACATCGTCCGCCGCCGCAAGACGAACAAGAAGCGCTAG
- the rplW gene encoding 50S ribosomal protein L23, whose protein sequence is MAIRHPAIASKAAKVAKAARVAKAKRHEAEGKNTVVTPISKSFTDHRDVLLKPVVSEKSYALIDENKYTFIVAPGSNKTQIKQAVQAVFSVKVTGVNTINRIGKRKRTKSGFGKRADTKRAIVTLAEGDRIDIFGGPAA, encoded by the coding sequence ATGGCGATCCGTCACCCCGCCATTGCCTCCAAGGCGGCCAAGGTCGCCAAGGCCGCGCGCGTCGCCAAGGCGAAGCGCCACGAGGCCGAGGGCAAGAACACCGTCGTCACGCCGATCAGCAAGTCGTTCACGGACCACCGTGACGTCCTGCTGAAGCCGGTCGTGTCGGAGAAGAGCTACGCGCTCATCGACGAGAACAAGTACACGTTCATCGTCGCTCCCGGCAGCAACAAGACCCAGATCAAGCAGGCCGTCCAGGCGGTCTTCTCGGTCAAGGTCACCGGGGTCAACACGATCAACCGCATCGGCAAGCGCAAGCGCACCAAGAGCGGTTTCGGTAAGCGCGCTGACACCAAGCGCGCGATCGTGACCCTCGCCGAGGGCGACCGTATCGACATCTTCGGCGGTCCGGCCGCATAA
- the rplD gene encoding 50S ribosomal protein L4, whose translation MSTVDILSPAGEKAGSVELPAEIFDVEKISIPLLHQVVVAQLAAARQGTHKTKTRAEVRGGGRKPYRQKGTGRARQGSTRAPQFAGGGVVHGPQPRDYSQRTPKKMKAAALRHALTDRARNARIHVITGVIEGDTPSTKAAKSFLGKVSERKNVLLVIERSDEAGLLSARNLPQVHILDPGQLNTYDVLVSDDVVFTQAAFESFVSGPKATDTEGSEV comes from the coding sequence ATGAGCACTGTTGACATCCTTTCGCCCGCTGGCGAGAAGGCCGGAAGCGTCGAGCTCCCCGCGGAGATCTTCGACGTAGAGAAGATCAGCATCCCGCTGCTTCACCAGGTCGTCGTCGCACAGCTGGCCGCTGCCCGTCAGGGCACGCACAAGACCAAGACCCGCGCCGAGGTCCGTGGTGGCGGTAGGAAGCCCTACCGTCAGAAGGGCACCGGCCGCGCCCGTCAGGGTTCGACCCGTGCGCCGCAGTTCGCAGGCGGTGGCGTCGTCCATGGCCCGCAGCCGCGTGACTACTCGCAGCGGACCCCGAAGAAGATGAAGGCCGCGGCCCTGCGCCACGCCCTCACCGACCGGGCCCGTAACGCTCGCATCCACGTCATCACCGGCGTGATCGAGGGCGACACCCCCTCCACCAAGGCCGCGAAGAGCTTCCTCGGCAAGGTCAGCGAGCGCAAGAACGTGCTCCTGGTCATCGAGCGCTCCGACGAGGCCGGGCTGCTTTCCGCCCGCAACCTGCCCCAGGTGCACATCCTGGACCCGGGCCAGCTGAACACGTACGACGTTCTCGTCTCGGACGACGTGGTCTTCACCCAGGCCGCTTTCGAGTCCTTCGTGTCCGGCCCCAAGGCCACTGACACCGAAGGGAGCGAGGTCTGA